From a single Sphingobium lignivorans genomic region:
- the trpS gene encoding tryptophan--tRNA ligase, with amino-acid sequence MRVLSGIQPTGNLHLGNYLGAIRNWVAMQDSMSGDSRCFFFLADMHSITVHETREQRLANVRDMTAALVACGIDPDRSVLFNQARVPAHAELCWLLCGTARIGWLNRMTQFKDKAGKNREGASVGLYVYPVLQAADVLLYQATHVPVGEDQKQHLELTRDVATKFNTDFGVELFTLPDPIIPKETARIMSLRDGSAKMSKSDPSDMSRINLTDDNDMIAQKVRKAKTDPEPLPSEVAGLAGRPEALNLVGIYATMIGATPDAVCAQFAGQGFGAFKPALADLLIEKLAPIRQRYTALRADHDALDAILASGAEKASAAAEPTLRGAYEAMGLMR; translated from the coding sequence ATGCGCGTGCTCTCCGGCATCCAGCCGACCGGCAATCTCCACCTCGGCAATTATCTCGGCGCGATCCGCAACTGGGTCGCCATGCAGGACAGCATGAGCGGTGATTCGCGCTGCTTTTTCTTCCTCGCGGACATGCACTCCATCACCGTGCACGAGACGCGCGAGCAGCGCCTCGCCAATGTGCGGGACATGACGGCCGCGCTGGTGGCTTGCGGCATCGATCCCGATCGCTCCGTGCTGTTCAATCAGGCCCGCGTGCCGGCCCATGCCGAGCTGTGCTGGCTGCTGTGCGGCACGGCGCGGATCGGCTGGCTCAACCGCATGACCCAGTTCAAGGACAAGGCAGGCAAGAACCGCGAAGGCGCGAGCGTGGGCCTGTATGTCTATCCGGTGCTGCAGGCGGCCGACGTGCTGCTCTACCAGGCGACGCATGTGCCTGTCGGGGAGGACCAGAAGCAGCATCTCGAGCTGACCCGCGACGTGGCGACCAAGTTCAATACCGATTTCGGCGTGGAGCTGTTCACGCTGCCCGATCCGATCATCCCGAAGGAAACTGCGCGCATCATGAGCTTGCGGGACGGCTCGGCGAAGATGTCCAAGTCCGATCCCAGCGACATGAGCCGGATCAATCTCACCGACGACAATGACATGATCGCCCAGAAAGTGCGCAAGGCGAAGACCGATCCGGAGCCGCTCCCCTCGGAAGTCGCCGGGCTGGCCGGCCGGCCGGAAGCGCTCAATCTCGTGGGAATCTACGCCACCATGATCGGCGCGACGCCCGACGCGGTCTGCGCGCAGTTTGCCGGGCAGGGCTTCGGCGCGTTCAAGCCTGCGCTGGCGGACCTGCTGATCGAGAAGCTGGCGCCGATCCGGCAGCGTTATACCGCGCTCAGGGCGGATCATGACGCGCTCGACGCCATTCTGGCCAGCGGTGCGGAGAAGGCATCGGCCGCGGCGGAGCCCACGCTGCGCGGCGCTTATGAAGCCATGGGCCTGATGCGCTGA
- a CDS encoding DUF4136 domain-containing protein produces MTFKRTLLIAAASALALGGLSACSTSFKADVARFQQLPPAQGQSFTVQPADQRLAGSLEFQHYADLVAQRLTDQGYTRATDPAAAQLVVQLDYDVDRGTQRIRSTGFGRDPFFYDPFFYPGYYRGWRGRYMMGWNDPFLWGPGYNDIESYLVYQSRLNMRINRAADGEPLFEGTARAQSVSNKLTYLVPNLIDALFTGFPGRNGEEIKVTVAPEPRK; encoded by the coding sequence ATGACTTTCAAGCGCACTCTCCTGATCGCCGCGGCCTCTGCGCTGGCGCTGGGCGGCCTTTCGGCCTGCTCGACATCCTTCAAGGCAGACGTGGCGCGATTCCAGCAGCTTCCGCCTGCACAGGGCCAGAGCTTCACTGTCCAGCCGGCCGACCAGCGGCTCGCCGGCAGCCTGGAGTTCCAGCATTATGCCGATCTCGTCGCGCAGAGACTGACCGACCAGGGCTATACGCGCGCCACGGATCCCGCCGCGGCGCAGCTCGTGGTCCAGCTCGATTATGATGTCGACCGGGGCACCCAGCGCATCCGTTCGACCGGCTTCGGGCGCGATCCCTTCTTCTATGACCCGTTCTTCTATCCGGGCTATTATCGCGGCTGGCGCGGGCGCTACATGATGGGCTGGAATGATCCCTTCCTCTGGGGCCCCGGCTACAACGACATCGAGAGCTATCTTGTCTACCAGAGCCGGCTCAACATGCGGATCAACCGCGCGGCCGATGGCGAGCCGCTTTTCGAAGGCACGGCGCGCGCGCAATCGGTGAGCAACAAGCTCACTTATCTCGTGCCCAATCTGATCGACGCGCTGTTCACCGGCTTCCCCGGCCGGAACGGCGAGGAAATCAAGGTAACCGTGGCTCCCGAACCCCGCAAATAA